A region of Labeo rohita strain BAU-BD-2019 chromosome 2, IGBB_LRoh.1.0, whole genome shotgun sequence DNA encodes the following proteins:
- the LOC127173924 gene encoding midnolin-like: protein MERNTEARSCSNHGSRSRCPELLRGDASMNVSISSTTGTRFELSVPLDETVEGLKRRLSDKLRVPGERLLLLHRDTRLNSGKLLDFGVVDGSRLTLVPTVEAGLMSQSCRSEQSVLQALESLSDAQVSDFLSGRSPLTLALRVGDHMMFVQLQLAAQPSGGQPSVSRGPTGPNQMPRQAVSSENPSDFQPREQDVFKSHSAPPSSHVHHAHSVRSSAPAPHSQHVCHSHSTQSPTPPPRIQSEDSTQSSRQRCKPGAVIESLVNHAPGVFSGTFSGTLHPNCQDSSGRPRRDVNTILQILNDLLSATRHYQGSPPTLAHLRCPPAAPCSPPPSPTSDRQQPHTHLRRPSGERLRQTENKATRCKVEQLQLLLQQRRLRRKARRDTRGPYHWLAQRKSARSHSDCSLSSDGSLDLDYEEPVWKPDVPSDMNAEFVVA from the exons ATGGAGCGGAACACCGAGGCGCGGAGCTGCAGCAATCACGGATCGCGGTCCCGGTGTCCGGAACTCCTCCGCGGCGACGCTTCCATGAACGTATCGATCAGCTCCACGACGGGAACCCGCTTCGAGCTCTCCGTTCCGCTGGACGAGACCGTGGAGGGGCTGAAGAGGAGGCTGTCCGACAAACTGCGGGTGCCCGGGGAGcgactgctgctgctgcaccgAGACAC GAGGTTAAACTCAGGAAAACTGCTGGATTTTGGCGTGGTTGACGGAAGCAGACTGACGCTGGTGCCTACGGTTGAAGCCGGGCTGATG TCGCAGTCGTGTCGCTCGGAGCAGTCGGTCCTGCAGGCGCTGGAGAGTCTCTCAGACGCTCAG GTCAGTGACTTCCTGTCGGGACGGTCCCCGCTGACCCTTGCCCTGCGTGTGGGAGATCACATGATGTTTGTGCAGCTTCAGTTGGCGGCTCAGCCGTCTGGAGGACAGCCGTCCGTTTCAAGGGGTCCTACGGGCCCCAACCAGATGCCAAGACAGGCCGTCAGCAGTGAAAATCCCTCAGACTTTCAGCCCAGGGAACAGGATGTCTTTAAGAGCCACTCTGCCCCACCATCATCTCATGTTCACCACGCCCACAGTGTGCGAAGCTCCGCCCCTGCTCCTCACTCTCAACATGTTTGCCACTCCCACAGTACTCAAAGCCCCACCCCTCCTCCTCGCATTCAG tctgaaGACAGCACTCAGAGCTCCAGACAGCGATGCAAACCCGGCGCCGTCATCGAGAGCCTGGTGAACCACGCGCCAGGTGTTTTCTCAGGAACTTTCTCAG GTACTTTACACCCCAACTGTCAGGACAGCAGCGGGCGTCCTCGCCGGGACGTCAACACCATCCTCCAGATCCTCAACGACCTCTTGAGCGCCACGCGGCATTACCAGGGATCTCCTCCGACGCTGGCGCACCTCCGCTGCCCTCCGGCCGCGCCCTGCTCACCTCCGCCCTCACCTACCTCAGACCGCCAGCAGCCGCACACACACCTGCGCAGGCCCTccg GTGAGCGTCTGCGTCAGACGGAGAATAAAGCCACGCGCTGTAAGGTGGAGCAGCTCCAGCTCTTGCTGCAGCAGCGGCGTCTGCGTCGGAAGGCCCGGAGGGACACGCGCGGCCCGTATCACTGGCTCGCCCAACGCAAGAGCGCACGCAGCCACAGCGACTGCAGCCTGTCCAGCGACGGCTCACTGGACCTGGACTACGAGGAGCCGGTCTGGAAACCCGACGTCCCGTCAGACATGAACGCGGAGTTTGTCGTGGCCTGA